Proteins encoded within one genomic window of Acidiferrobacter thiooxydans:
- a CDS encoding class I SAM-dependent methyltransferase, with translation MGESTDEGAEARIERLRAWFEGPLGESLQAIEGHRLREVLPALPGTFAVQCGWLGRRDLLESSPTAVHLLVDPEPAAQGPQWVAGRAEALPFDSKSVQVVVLPHSLDISETPHQLLREAHRVLVPEGHIVILGFNAISLWRLPCLVRRRAHRAPWCGDWIGVRRLRDWLSLLDCELTHGAMLYYRPPLARQGWMDRLFFMERMGDRWWPLGGAVYMLVAKKRVAGVTPIRPTLRRSRVRAVSQPAGARYG, from the coding sequence ATGGGGGAGTCAACGGACGAAGGCGCGGAGGCGCGTATCGAACGCCTGCGGGCATGGTTCGAGGGACCGCTTGGCGAATCCCTGCAGGCCATCGAGGGGCACCGGTTGCGCGAGGTCCTGCCGGCCTTGCCGGGCACCTTCGCGGTTCAATGCGGATGGTTGGGGCGTCGCGACCTGCTGGAGTCGAGCCCCACGGCCGTCCATCTCCTGGTCGATCCGGAGCCTGCGGCGCAAGGGCCGCAGTGGGTGGCGGGGCGCGCCGAGGCGCTGCCCTTTGACAGCAAATCGGTACAGGTGGTGGTATTGCCGCACTCCCTGGACATATCGGAGACGCCGCATCAGCTGTTGCGCGAGGCGCATAGGGTGCTCGTGCCGGAGGGCCATATCGTGATCCTCGGTTTTAATGCCATAAGCCTCTGGCGGCTGCCCTGTCTCGTGCGCCGCCGCGCGCATCGCGCCCCCTGGTGCGGGGACTGGATAGGTGTGCGTCGGCTGCGCGACTGGTTATCCTTACTCGATTGCGAGCTGACGCACGGCGCCATGCTGTACTACCGGCCGCCGCTCGCGCGGCAGGGCTGGATGGATCGGCTGTTTTTCATGGAGCGTATGGGCGATCGCTGGTGGCCGCTCGGAGGCGCGGTGTATATGCTCGTGGCCAAGAAGCGGGTGGCGGGGGTCACGCCCATCCGGCCGACCCTGCGCCGATCGCGCGTGCGCGCCGTGTCGCAACCCGCGGGGGCCCGTTATGGCTAA
- the rnhA gene encoding ribonuclease HI, whose protein sequence is MAKVVIHTDGACRGNPGPGGWGAILEADGRERTLSGAEAATTNNRMELQAAIAALKALNRACEVELVTDSQYVRQGITEWLAQWKRRGWLTAARRPVANADLWRELDAAASRHTVHWRWVKGHSGHPGNERADRLANEAIDRLLAGGVKERRS, encoded by the coding sequence ATGGCTAAGGTGGTGATCCATACCGATGGGGCATGTCGTGGCAATCCCGGGCCGGGGGGTTGGGGCGCCATTCTCGAGGCCGACGGTCGCGAGCGGACCCTCAGTGGCGCGGAGGCGGCGACGACCAATAACCGCATGGAGCTGCAGGCGGCCATTGCCGCCCTGAAGGCCTTGAATCGCGCCTGTGAGGTCGAGCTTGTGACCGATTCGCAGTATGTGCGCCAAGGCATTACCGAGTGGCTTGCGCAATGGAAGCGGCGCGGATGGTTGACGGCCGCACGGCGTCCGGTGGCGAATGCCGATCTGTGGCGCGAGTTGGATGCCGCCGCCAGCCGTCATACGGTGCACTGGCGGTGGGTCAAGGGTCATTCCGGCCACCCGGGGAACGAGCGCGCCGACCGTCTCGCCAACGAGGCCATCGACCGCCTGCTCGCAGGCGGCGTCAAGGAGCGGAGATCATGA
- the dnaQ gene encoding DNA polymerase III subunit epsilon produces the protein MRQVVLDTETTGLEPSEGHRIIEVGAIEIVNRRLTGRRFHQYVNPDREIDAAAIEIHGITNAMLEDKPHFADVAAEFLGFIEGAELLIHNAPFDVGFLNAELARAINGGCALPVAAIEDCCTVQDTLKLARTLHPGQKNSLDALCRRYSIDNSQRVVHGALLDAEILADVYLAMTGGQTALFDEETAAIEVVATEGFSCEGGTPLVIAPSAEELAAHEAYLEVLDKKSGGRCLWRLLG, from the coding sequence ATACGACAGGTCGTGCTGGATACGGAAACCACGGGTCTTGAGCCCTCGGAGGGGCATCGCATCATCGAGGTGGGGGCGATCGAGATCGTCAACCGGCGCCTCACCGGGAGGCGTTTTCACCAATACGTGAATCCCGATCGCGAGATCGATGCGGCGGCGATCGAGATCCATGGCATCACCAACGCCATGCTCGAGGACAAGCCGCACTTCGCGGATGTGGCCGCGGAGTTCCTCGGATTCATCGAGGGCGCCGAGCTTTTGATCCATAACGCCCCGTTTGACGTGGGTTTTCTGAATGCCGAGCTCGCCCGCGCGATCAACGGGGGATGCGCATTACCGGTGGCCGCAATCGAGGATTGCTGCACGGTGCAGGATACCTTGAAGCTCGCGCGCACCCTGCATCCGGGTCAAAAGAACAGCCTGGACGCCTTGTGCCGGCGCTACAGTATCGACAATAGTCAACGGGTCGTGCACGGCGCGCTGCTCGATGCCGAGATCCTGGCCGACGTCTACCTGGCCATGACCGGTGGTCAGACGGCCTTGTTTGACGAAGAGACCGCTGCCATCGAGGTGGTGGCGACAGAAGGCTTTTCGTGCGAGGGCGGCACGCCGCTTGTGATCGCGCCATCGGCCGAGGAGCTGGCCGCCCACGAGGCCTATCTGGAGGTCCTCGACAAAAAGAGCGGTGGTCGCTGTCTGTGGCGGCTGCTCGGCTAG
- a CDS encoding MFS transporter, with protein MRRLSFLTAIALTGAFALLSSTMAKTPALPLFARALGAPPSLIGWAVMASTVPGIIISLPAGLLRDRLGARPLLIAALFVFATAPFLYLLVHTIEELAIVRFYHGFATAIFGTVVGAEIVARYPQSRGHALGVYSAVSTVGRSLAPFLGGVLISAASFPGVYIGCAVAGVLAFALGLRVTTDHPPDSAPGPGPDHNASSAAQVAAVLADRVVLITSLIEALQYLVFGSVEAFLAVYAAHRGWPAWTIGVLLGTQLGIVVLFKPRLGALSDRFGRRTLILSGLTVGMLAVAALPFTARFPSLLAINAAFGAGFAATTAATGALVADRARSGGFGANIGVLRTIMDIGQATGPVLTGALIGVGGYRLAFLTLAALLALGAAAFALSGSGRATARLGS; from the coding sequence GTGCGCCGACTTTCGTTCCTGACCGCCATCGCGCTGACCGGGGCGTTTGCACTTTTAAGTTCCACGATGGCCAAGACCCCGGCCCTACCGCTGTTTGCGCGCGCCCTCGGCGCACCCCCGTCACTCATCGGTTGGGCGGTCATGGCCTCGACCGTACCGGGCATCATCATAAGCCTGCCGGCGGGACTATTGCGTGACCGCCTGGGGGCGCGCCCGCTGCTCATCGCCGCCCTGTTCGTGTTCGCCACCGCGCCCTTTTTGTACCTGCTCGTGCATACCATAGAGGAACTCGCGATCGTGCGTTTCTATCACGGCTTCGCGACCGCCATTTTCGGTACGGTGGTGGGCGCCGAGATCGTCGCGCGCTATCCGCAAAGCCGCGGGCACGCCCTGGGTGTCTATAGCGCAGTCAGCACCGTCGGGCGCTCGCTCGCGCCGTTCCTCGGAGGCGTCCTGATCTCCGCCGCCAGCTTCCCGGGGGTCTACATCGGCTGCGCCGTGGCCGGTGTCCTGGCGTTCGCGCTGGGTCTGCGCGTCACCACGGATCACCCCCCCGATTCGGCCCCTGGCCCTGGCCCGGACCATAACGCCAGCAGCGCGGCGCAGGTCGCCGCGGTGCTGGCCGACCGCGTAGTGCTCATCACAAGCCTCATCGAGGCCCTGCAATACCTGGTGTTCGGATCCGTCGAGGCGTTTCTCGCCGTCTATGCTGCGCACCGCGGGTGGCCGGCATGGACCATAGGCGTGCTGCTTGGGACGCAGCTTGGGATCGTGGTCTTGTTCAAACCCCGGCTCGGCGCCCTGTCCGACCGCTTCGGGCGCCGCACCCTCATCCTGAGCGGCCTTACAGTCGGCATGCTGGCGGTGGCGGCGCTGCCGTTTACCGCGCGCTTTCCTTCGCTGCTCGCCATCAACGCCGCCTTTGGCGCCGGGTTCGCGGCCACCACTGCGGCCACCGGGGCGCTGGTCGCCGATCGCGCGCGATCCGGGGGCTTTGGCGCCAACATAGGCGTCCTACGCACGATCATGGACATCGGTCAGGCCACCGGACCCGTGCTCACCGGCGCGCTGATCGGCGTCGGCGGCTACCGCCTGGCGTTCCTGACGCTGGCCGCGCTACTGGCCTTGGGGGCGGCGGCCTTTGCACTCTCGGGGAGCGGCCGAGCGACCGCCCGCCTTGGATCCTAG
- a CDS encoding alpha/beta fold hydrolase, with translation MGTRSRMTLADGRVLAYADCGPSSGMPVVYCHGFPSSAREADLLVPVLAAEGVRLIAPDRPGYGASSPQTGRSLGGFADDVAALLDHLGVAKAAVIGVSGGGPYALSLLARLPERLGPGALVAGLGPPSAQVSCRTDFFPIARWALYVIGIAPVLAPLLARPAVHALRLRGRLQLGLRLTAPADREVLADPAVLDILVGAQHAGLIQGGYAAVQDLLLYVRPWDVSLAAIRAPCTLWHGTCDRIVPAAVAVALAGALPTARLRLIPGEGHYSLPIRHRGPILRELIASAHWS, from the coding sequence ATGGGGACACGTTCGCGTATGACGCTCGCCGACGGCCGGGTCTTGGCGTACGCCGATTGCGGGCCGTCTTCAGGTATGCCGGTCGTGTACTGTCACGGGTTTCCGAGTTCCGCGCGCGAGGCTGACCTGCTGGTGCCGGTATTGGCAGCCGAGGGCGTGCGCCTCATCGCGCCCGATCGTCCCGGCTATGGCGCGTCGAGCCCGCAGACCGGCCGTAGCCTCGGGGGTTTCGCCGACGACGTTGCGGCCCTGCTCGATCATCTGGGTGTGGCGAAGGCCGCCGTCATCGGCGTGTCCGGCGGCGGTCCCTATGCGCTATCCCTGCTGGCGCGCCTCCCCGAGCGGCTCGGCCCCGGGGCGCTGGTGGCGGGGCTCGGTCCGCCGTCGGCGCAGGTCAGCTGCCGGACGGATTTCTTCCCAATAGCGCGCTGGGCGCTGTATGTGATCGGTATCGCGCCGGTGCTGGCGCCGCTTTTGGCGCGGCCGGCGGTGCACGCCCTGCGCCTTCGCGGGCGTCTGCAGCTGGGCCTGCGTCTGACCGCCCCGGCCGATCGCGAAGTGCTGGCGGACCCCGCGGTCCTCGACATCCTGGTAGGCGCGCAGCATGCGGGGCTTATACAAGGGGGATACGCGGCGGTGCAGGACCTGCTCCTCTACGTGCGGCCGTGGGATGTCTCGCTGGCGGCGATCCGCGCCCCGTGCACGCTCTGGCACGGGACCTGCGATCGCATTGTGCCGGCGGCGGTGGCGGTGGCCCTGGCCGGGGCGCTACCGACCGCGCGCCTGCGGCTCATCCCCGGCGAAGGCCATTATTCCCTGCCGATTCGCCACCGCGGCCCCATTTTGCGCGAGCTCATCGCGAGTGCACACTGGTCTTGA
- a CDS encoding diguanylate cyclase domain-containing protein: MATRKHSSPPPPEQLFHELAATLEFDHFFSNAARGAALAVGAHYAGLIRRHGQHLRYQFLGALAADDDRRNLIPLRITDDHPAAVGLALAAGETLYIADSVQGSRAAPELAALGIHAHLLVPIRVAGRIEGALVLGWRTRPARAPGPRKRRLVEAFAAFIGHACYRSALEAALARDARHDPLTGLPNRGVLMDRLTHARRRAMRNDCLLIIALLDVDGFKGINDELGHEAGDHLLTTVADRLASSVRLADTVSRYGGDEFVIIMEDITHLGQVEALLERTLRAIRQPILFQGRTLTVTISVGLTIYPFDDHSPNILLQHADQAMYEAKRAGGGRYHCFAPTQTAPIHAGAQRYRDIEQALARDLWRPSYQPIVDNSGRMVGLEARLRWHQPNGTIVREEAISNLVARDLRERLLEQLLTLIQRDWGARGSPPVSLHINLQAADLYDPRLPAQLSRWRAELYRSAPTPVILELSDTTLAAHAPAAQRLAAALGDPGFLFLVDHFPGGRAGLAHISSAPVYGVKCRPTRDPADTRLLTALAAGIKALGLTLYADGVDDLVRQKAAEQLGCRYRQGHLFAPELDARSAAHWFKTSVHSR; this comes from the coding sequence ATGGCCACACGCAAACACTCCTCGCCGCCGCCCCCCGAGCAACTCTTTCATGAGCTCGCGGCCACATTGGAGTTCGACCACTTCTTCTCAAACGCGGCGCGCGGTGCGGCACTGGCCGTCGGCGCTCATTATGCGGGCCTGATACGCCGCCACGGCCAACACCTGCGCTATCAATTCTTGGGCGCGCTCGCTGCCGATGATGACCGCCGCAACCTAATCCCTTTACGCATCACCGACGACCACCCGGCCGCCGTCGGTCTCGCGCTCGCCGCCGGCGAGACCTTGTATATCGCCGACTCCGTCCAGGGATCGCGCGCCGCGCCGGAACTCGCGGCGCTTGGCATCCATGCCCACCTGCTGGTACCGATACGCGTCGCAGGCCGCATCGAGGGCGCCCTGGTGCTGGGCTGGCGGACGCGCCCGGCACGCGCCCCGGGGCCGCGCAAGCGGCGATTGGTAGAGGCGTTCGCGGCATTCATAGGCCATGCCTGCTACCGATCGGCGCTCGAGGCAGCGCTCGCCCGCGATGCGCGTCACGACCCGCTCACCGGCCTACCCAACCGTGGCGTGCTCATGGACCGCCTCACCCACGCCCGGCGGCGGGCAATGCGCAACGACTGCCTGTTGATCATCGCTCTGCTCGATGTCGACGGCTTCAAGGGGATCAATGACGAGCTCGGGCACGAGGCCGGCGATCACCTGCTCACGACCGTCGCCGACCGGCTCGCAAGCTCGGTGCGCCTGGCCGACACTGTGAGCCGTTACGGTGGGGATGAGTTTGTGATCATCATGGAGGACATCACCCATCTGGGACAAGTGGAGGCCCTGCTCGAGCGCACGCTGCGGGCGATCCGCCAGCCGATCCTGTTTCAAGGCCGCACGCTCACCGTCACGATCAGTGTGGGCCTTACGATCTACCCCTTCGACGATCATTCGCCGAATATCCTGCTCCAGCATGCTGACCAGGCCATGTATGAGGCCAAACGCGCCGGAGGCGGCCGTTACCATTGCTTCGCGCCCACACAGACCGCACCCATCCATGCCGGCGCACAGCGCTATCGCGATATCGAGCAGGCCCTCGCGCGCGATCTCTGGCGGCCCAGCTACCAGCCGATTGTCGATAATAGTGGGCGGATGGTCGGACTCGAGGCACGCCTGCGCTGGCACCAACCCAACGGGACGATCGTGCGCGAGGAGGCGATCAGTAATCTGGTGGCAAGAGACCTGCGCGAGCGCCTCCTGGAACAACTGCTCACCCTGATCCAACGCGATTGGGGGGCGCGCGGGTCGCCACCGGTGTCGCTGCACATCAATCTCCAGGCCGCCGATCTCTATGATCCCCGACTTCCGGCGCAGCTCTCACGCTGGCGGGCCGAACTGTACCGCAGCGCCCCTACACCGGTCATTCTGGAGTTATCGGATACCACCCTCGCCGCCCATGCGCCGGCCGCCCAGCGGCTTGCCGCAGCCCTCGGAGACCCGGGATTTCTGTTCCTTGTGGACCATTTTCCAGGGGGGCGTGCCGGACTCGCCCATATCAGCAGCGCCCCTGTATACGGCGTCAAGTGCCGTCCCACCCGTGACCCCGCCGATACCCGACTGCTGACCGCCCTGGCCGCCGGCATCAAGGCCCTGGGGCTTACTTTATATGCCGACGGCGTCGACGACCTCGTTCGCCAAAAGGCCGCCGAGCAGCTCGGCTGCCGCTATCGGCAGGGGCACCTCTTTGCCCCCGAACTCGATGCGCGATCGGCGGCCCACTGGTTCAAGACCAGTGTGCACTCGCGATGA